Proteins found in one Candidatus Neomarinimicrobiota bacterium genomic segment:
- a CDS encoding tetratricopeptide repeat protein, with translation MRFINIMLTLALALALGACGGKGPTKKERIDAFNETGWELFQKGDFTAALEEFSEALALDSTNVAANVGLGWCMLLLGDPNLSAIIAALEVGATSASWQHDAWCGLAVANLNQQLYAEADSVAGLVLAADSSYVFTYRPQIDWQDLLVIQAQARFFTTAYIQAWQAIQPLIVGPPYDAIDPADPTTWVIGTTSYSLFEEVLAVIISALAEQYRQM, from the coding sequence ATGAGATTCATCAACATTATGCTGACGCTGGCGCTCGCACTGGCTCTAGGAGCTTGTGGAGGGAAAGGACCCACAAAAAAGGAGCGGATCGATGCCTTCAACGAAACCGGCTGGGAGCTCTTCCAGAAGGGCGATTTCACCGCCGCGCTGGAGGAATTTTCCGAAGCCCTCGCCCTGGATTCCACCAATGTCGCCGCAAACGTGGGCCTGGGGTGGTGTATGCTCCTGTTGGGCGATCCGAACCTGTCAGCCATTATCGCAGCGTTGGAAGTAGGCGCCACCAGTGCCAGCTGGCAGCACGACGCCTGGTGCGGCTTGGCCGTGGCCAATCTGAACCAGCAGCTCTACGCCGAAGCCGATTCCGTGGCTGGCCTGGTCCTGGCGGCGGATTCCAGCTATGTGTTCACCTACCGCCCCCAAATCGACTGGCAGGATCTGCTCGTCATTCAAGCCCAGGCCCGGTTTTTCACCACCGCATACATCCAGGCCTGGCAGGCAATCCAACCCTTGATAGTGGGCCCACCCTACGATGCCATTGATCCCGCTGATCCTACCACCTGGGTCATCGGCACCACGAGCTACAGCCTTTTCGAGGAAGTGCTGGCAGTTATCATCTCCGCCCTGGCGGAGCAATACAGGCAAATGTAA